Proteins from one Juglans microcarpa x Juglans regia isolate MS1-56 chromosome 1S, Jm3101_v1.0, whole genome shotgun sequence genomic window:
- the LOC121247239 gene encoding U-box domain-containing protein 33-like isoform X3 encodes MADQDMITYVAVGKDVKDCKSILSWAIENNVRGSRICIIHVHKPAKLFPLVRSLMTERKVRERLESGTQSMHAIMEEYFVFCQQKGVQAQTQTIEMNSIREGIVKLISKYGIRKLVIGSTSANHYKRKVEVGSKKAKYVCKTAPLSCQVQVICKGHLIFTREASATDTETGQSNLNRSRSGPSGYNNRVGSPLIECSDFPKLRSVTVGRNRSTPLAALIASFPERSKELSSPASPGDSSYSARSPTRPVEITLNGWNDRSSSTLDLAPSVVQQSPRLISSSSNISTSSNGAHNVVQERSLEEQLQQAMAALKKEALVRQRAEGYMIDAIRRAQDAENQRDNYIEELWISKEQETSLKSQLAELQKERDELQMERDHALKEAEGLKKKEEDSNGHMLELPEFSLSKIAEVTQGFHESQKIGQGGYGNIYIGRLQTEVAIKMLHSHGSQGSQEFQMEVNVLGQLRHPNLVKLIGSCPEAFALIYEYLPNGSLEDRLKCKDNSPPLSWQTRLRIAIELCSVLVYLHSSTRPRTIVHGDLKPANILLDSNYVCKLSDFGICRVLSRDRSSSDSVTLSHNTVPKGTLPYLDPEFLQRGVLTVKSDVYSFGIILLQLLTGKSPPYSIVDEVNSALLAGNFESLLDPSAGRWPLEVAQSLAELALMCSDNYRKRRPDLGTRVLELLESLRDPT; translated from the exons ATGGCTGATCAGGATATGATCACCTACGTTGCGGTGGGAAAAGATGTGAAAGACTGCAAATCAATCCTGTCTTGGGCCATAGAGAACAACGTCCGAGGAAGCAGGATTTGCATCATTCATGTTCACAAGCCTGCAAAGCTGTTCCCTTTAG TGCGAAGCTTAATGACGGAAAGGAAGGTCAGAGAACGCCTGGAAAGTGGTACACAAAGTATGCATGCAATCATGGAGGAATACTTTGTTTTCTGCCAACAAAAGGGG GTACAGGCACAAACGCAAACCATTGAAATGAACTCTATTAGGGAGGGAATCGTAaaactcatctctaaatatGGGATCAGGAAGCTTGTCATAGGATCAACATCGGCCAATCACTATAAAAg AAAAGTGGAAGTGGGGTCTAAGAAAGCGAAGTATGTGTGTAAAACTGCACCTCTCTCGTGTCAAGTACAAGTCATTTGCAAGGGCCACCTCATATTTACCAG GGAAGCAAGTGCAACAGACACTGAAACTGGACAATCAAACCTAAATAGATCACGGTCTGGTCCTTCGGGGTACAACAACAGGGTCGGCAGTCCCTTAATTGAATGCTCAGACTTCCCCAAATTACGGTCTGTTACGGTTGGGCGCAATAGGAGCACTCCTCTGGCTGCTCTAATTGCTTCTTTCCCGGAACGTTCTAAAGAGCTTTCATCTCCAGCGAGTCCTGGGGATTCTAGTTACTCAGCACGCTCTCCCACAAGACCGGTTGAAATAACTCTAAATGGATGGAATGATAGAA GCTCTTCTACTCTGGATCTCGCTCCTTCAGTTGTGCAACAAAGTCCGAGGTTGATTTCCAGTTCAAGTAACATATCAACTTCTTCTAATGGAGCTCACAATGTTGTG CAGGAGCGGAGCTTAGAAGAGCAGCTTCAACAAGCGATGGCAGCTTTAAAAAAAGAGGCACTCGTGCGTCAAAGAGCAGAGGGATATATGATTGACGCTATACGAAGA GCCCAAGATGCAGAGAATCAGAGAGACAACTACATAGAAGAACTATGGATTTCCAAAGAACAGGAAACATCATTAAAGAGCCAACTTGCAGAGTTACAGAAAGAAAGGGATGAATTGCAGATGGAGCGTGATCATGCACTGAAAGAAGCTGAAGGgctaaagaaaaaagaagaggactCAAATGGACACATGCTCGAGCTACCTGAATTCTCCCTTTCTAAAATTGCAGAAGTTACTCAAGGATTTCATGAATCCCAGAAAATTGGACAAGGAGGATATGGTAACATTTATATAGGTCGCCTCCAAACTGAGGTAGCTATAAAGATGTTACATTCTCATGGCTCCCAAGGCTCCCAAGAGTTCCAAATGGAG gtTAATGTATTGGGTCAGTTGAGGCACCCCAATCTTGTGAAACTCATTGGATCTTGCCCCGAAGCTTTTGCACTCATCTATGAATATCTTCCTAATGGAAGTCTTGAAGATCGACTCAAATGCAAGGACAACAGTCCTCCATTGTCATGGCAAACTCGACTACGGATCGCCATAGAGCTATGCTCTGTCCTCGTGTATCTTCATTCCAGTACTCGACCTCGCACCATAGTGCATGGAGATTTGAAACCAGCCAATATTCTCCTTGATTCCAACTATGTATGTAAACTTAGTGACTTTGGAATTTGCCGTGTGTTAAGCCGCGATCGAAGTTCAAGTGACAGTGTAACACTGAGTCATAACACTGTCCCAAAGGGAACTTTGCCTTACTTAGATCCTGAATTTCTTCAAAGAGGAGTTCTTACTGTGAAGTCAGATGTTTACTCCTTTGGAATCATTTTACTGCAATTGTTGACAGGGAAATCACCACCCTACTCTATAGTAGATGAAGTCAACTCTGCCTTACTTGCAGGCAATTTTGAATCCCTTTTGGATCCTTCGGCTGGACGTTGGCCATTGGAGGTTGCTCAATCTTTGGCTGAATTGGCACTGATGTGTTCTGACAATTACAGAAAAAGGAGACCAGATCTTGGGACTCGTGTCTTGGAGCTACTCGAATCATTAAGGGATCCAACATGA
- the LOC121247239 gene encoding U-box domain-containing protein 33-like isoform X1, with protein sequence MADQDMITYVAVGKDVKDCKSILSWAIENNVRGSRICIIHVHKPAKLFPLVRSLMTERKVRERLESGTQSMHAIMEEYFVFCQQKGVQAQTQTIEMNSIREGIVKLISKYGIRKLVIGSTSANHYKRKVEVGSKKAKYVCKTAPLSCQVQVICKGHLIFTREASATDTETGQSNLNRSRSGPSGYNNRVGSPLIECSDFPKLRSVTVGRNRSTPLAALIASFPERSKELSSPASPGDSSYSARSPTRPVEITLNGWNDRNGKALQYSCSISPPAALDYSRSSSTLDLAPSVVQQSPRLISSSSNISTSSNGAHNVVQERSLEEQLQQAMAALKKEALVRQRAEGYMIDAIRRAQDAENQRDNYIEELWISKEQETSLKSQLAELQKERDELQMERDHALKEAEGLKKKEEDSNGHMLELPEFSLSKIAEVTQGFHESQKIGQGGYGNIYIGRLQTEVAIKMLHSHGSQGSQEFQMEVNVLGQLRHPNLVKLIGSCPEAFALIYEYLPNGSLEDRLKCKDNSPPLSWQTRLRIAIELCSVLVYLHSSTRPRTIVHGDLKPANILLDSNYVCKLSDFGICRVLSRDRSSSDSVTLSHNTVPKGTLPYLDPEFLQRGVLTVKSDVYSFGIILLQLLTGKSPPYSIVDEVNSALLAGNFESLLDPSAGRWPLEVAQSLAELALMCSDNYRKRRPDLGTRVLELLESLRDPT encoded by the exons ATGGCTGATCAGGATATGATCACCTACGTTGCGGTGGGAAAAGATGTGAAAGACTGCAAATCAATCCTGTCTTGGGCCATAGAGAACAACGTCCGAGGAAGCAGGATTTGCATCATTCATGTTCACAAGCCTGCAAAGCTGTTCCCTTTAG TGCGAAGCTTAATGACGGAAAGGAAGGTCAGAGAACGCCTGGAAAGTGGTACACAAAGTATGCATGCAATCATGGAGGAATACTTTGTTTTCTGCCAACAAAAGGGG GTACAGGCACAAACGCAAACCATTGAAATGAACTCTATTAGGGAGGGAATCGTAaaactcatctctaaatatGGGATCAGGAAGCTTGTCATAGGATCAACATCGGCCAATCACTATAAAAg AAAAGTGGAAGTGGGGTCTAAGAAAGCGAAGTATGTGTGTAAAACTGCACCTCTCTCGTGTCAAGTACAAGTCATTTGCAAGGGCCACCTCATATTTACCAG GGAAGCAAGTGCAACAGACACTGAAACTGGACAATCAAACCTAAATAGATCACGGTCTGGTCCTTCGGGGTACAACAACAGGGTCGGCAGTCCCTTAATTGAATGCTCAGACTTCCCCAAATTACGGTCTGTTACGGTTGGGCGCAATAGGAGCACTCCTCTGGCTGCTCTAATTGCTTCTTTCCCGGAACGTTCTAAAGAGCTTTCATCTCCAGCGAGTCCTGGGGATTCTAGTTACTCAGCACGCTCTCCCACAAGACCGGTTGAAATAACTCTAAATGGATGGAATGATAGAAATGGCAAAGCATTGCAGTATAGCTGCTCAATCTCTCCGCCGGCAGCTTTGGATTATTCAAGAAGCTCTTCTACTCTGGATCTCGCTCCTTCAGTTGTGCAACAAAGTCCGAGGTTGATTTCCAGTTCAAGTAACATATCAACTTCTTCTAATGGAGCTCACAATGTTGTG CAGGAGCGGAGCTTAGAAGAGCAGCTTCAACAAGCGATGGCAGCTTTAAAAAAAGAGGCACTCGTGCGTCAAAGAGCAGAGGGATATATGATTGACGCTATACGAAGA GCCCAAGATGCAGAGAATCAGAGAGACAACTACATAGAAGAACTATGGATTTCCAAAGAACAGGAAACATCATTAAAGAGCCAACTTGCAGAGTTACAGAAAGAAAGGGATGAATTGCAGATGGAGCGTGATCATGCACTGAAAGAAGCTGAAGGgctaaagaaaaaagaagaggactCAAATGGACACATGCTCGAGCTACCTGAATTCTCCCTTTCTAAAATTGCAGAAGTTACTCAAGGATTTCATGAATCCCAGAAAATTGGACAAGGAGGATATGGTAACATTTATATAGGTCGCCTCCAAACTGAGGTAGCTATAAAGATGTTACATTCTCATGGCTCCCAAGGCTCCCAAGAGTTCCAAATGGAG gtTAATGTATTGGGTCAGTTGAGGCACCCCAATCTTGTGAAACTCATTGGATCTTGCCCCGAAGCTTTTGCACTCATCTATGAATATCTTCCTAATGGAAGTCTTGAAGATCGACTCAAATGCAAGGACAACAGTCCTCCATTGTCATGGCAAACTCGACTACGGATCGCCATAGAGCTATGCTCTGTCCTCGTGTATCTTCATTCCAGTACTCGACCTCGCACCATAGTGCATGGAGATTTGAAACCAGCCAATATTCTCCTTGATTCCAACTATGTATGTAAACTTAGTGACTTTGGAATTTGCCGTGTGTTAAGCCGCGATCGAAGTTCAAGTGACAGTGTAACACTGAGTCATAACACTGTCCCAAAGGGAACTTTGCCTTACTTAGATCCTGAATTTCTTCAAAGAGGAGTTCTTACTGTGAAGTCAGATGTTTACTCCTTTGGAATCATTTTACTGCAATTGTTGACAGGGAAATCACCACCCTACTCTATAGTAGATGAAGTCAACTCTGCCTTACTTGCAGGCAATTTTGAATCCCTTTTGGATCCTTCGGCTGGACGTTGGCCATTGGAGGTTGCTCAATCTTTGGCTGAATTGGCACTGATGTGTTCTGACAATTACAGAAAAAGGAGACCAGATCTTGGGACTCGTGTCTTGGAGCTACTCGAATCATTAAGGGATCCAACATGA
- the LOC121247239 gene encoding U-box domain-containing protein 33-like isoform X2, protein MADQDMITYVAVGKDVKDCKSILSWAIENNVRGSRICIIHVHKPAKLFPLVRSLMTERKVRERLESGTQSMHAIMEEYFVFCQQKGVQAQTQTIEMNSIREGIVKLISKYGIRKLVIGSTSANHYKRKVEVGSKKAKYVCKTAPLSCQVQVICKGHLIFTREASATDTETGQSNLNRSRSGPSGYNNRVGSPLIECSDFPKLRSVTVGRNRSTPLAALIASFPERSKELSSPASPGDSSYSARSPTRPVEITLNGWNDRNGKALQYSCSISPPAALDYSRSSSTLDLAPSVVQQSPRLISSSSNISTSSNGAHNVVERSLEEQLQQAMAALKKEALVRQRAEGYMIDAIRRAQDAENQRDNYIEELWISKEQETSLKSQLAELQKERDELQMERDHALKEAEGLKKKEEDSNGHMLELPEFSLSKIAEVTQGFHESQKIGQGGYGNIYIGRLQTEVAIKMLHSHGSQGSQEFQMEVNVLGQLRHPNLVKLIGSCPEAFALIYEYLPNGSLEDRLKCKDNSPPLSWQTRLRIAIELCSVLVYLHSSTRPRTIVHGDLKPANILLDSNYVCKLSDFGICRVLSRDRSSSDSVTLSHNTVPKGTLPYLDPEFLQRGVLTVKSDVYSFGIILLQLLTGKSPPYSIVDEVNSALLAGNFESLLDPSAGRWPLEVAQSLAELALMCSDNYRKRRPDLGTRVLELLESLRDPT, encoded by the exons ATGGCTGATCAGGATATGATCACCTACGTTGCGGTGGGAAAAGATGTGAAAGACTGCAAATCAATCCTGTCTTGGGCCATAGAGAACAACGTCCGAGGAAGCAGGATTTGCATCATTCATGTTCACAAGCCTGCAAAGCTGTTCCCTTTAG TGCGAAGCTTAATGACGGAAAGGAAGGTCAGAGAACGCCTGGAAAGTGGTACACAAAGTATGCATGCAATCATGGAGGAATACTTTGTTTTCTGCCAACAAAAGGGG GTACAGGCACAAACGCAAACCATTGAAATGAACTCTATTAGGGAGGGAATCGTAaaactcatctctaaatatGGGATCAGGAAGCTTGTCATAGGATCAACATCGGCCAATCACTATAAAAg AAAAGTGGAAGTGGGGTCTAAGAAAGCGAAGTATGTGTGTAAAACTGCACCTCTCTCGTGTCAAGTACAAGTCATTTGCAAGGGCCACCTCATATTTACCAG GGAAGCAAGTGCAACAGACACTGAAACTGGACAATCAAACCTAAATAGATCACGGTCTGGTCCTTCGGGGTACAACAACAGGGTCGGCAGTCCCTTAATTGAATGCTCAGACTTCCCCAAATTACGGTCTGTTACGGTTGGGCGCAATAGGAGCACTCCTCTGGCTGCTCTAATTGCTTCTTTCCCGGAACGTTCTAAAGAGCTTTCATCTCCAGCGAGTCCTGGGGATTCTAGTTACTCAGCACGCTCTCCCACAAGACCGGTTGAAATAACTCTAAATGGATGGAATGATAGAAATGGCAAAGCATTGCAGTATAGCTGCTCAATCTCTCCGCCGGCAGCTTTGGATTATTCAAGAAGCTCTTCTACTCTGGATCTCGCTCCTTCAGTTGTGCAACAAAGTCCGAGGTTGATTTCCAGTTCAAGTAACATATCAACTTCTTCTAATGGAGCTCACAATGTTGTG GAGCGGAGCTTAGAAGAGCAGCTTCAACAAGCGATGGCAGCTTTAAAAAAAGAGGCACTCGTGCGTCAAAGAGCAGAGGGATATATGATTGACGCTATACGAAGA GCCCAAGATGCAGAGAATCAGAGAGACAACTACATAGAAGAACTATGGATTTCCAAAGAACAGGAAACATCATTAAAGAGCCAACTTGCAGAGTTACAGAAAGAAAGGGATGAATTGCAGATGGAGCGTGATCATGCACTGAAAGAAGCTGAAGGgctaaagaaaaaagaagaggactCAAATGGACACATGCTCGAGCTACCTGAATTCTCCCTTTCTAAAATTGCAGAAGTTACTCAAGGATTTCATGAATCCCAGAAAATTGGACAAGGAGGATATGGTAACATTTATATAGGTCGCCTCCAAACTGAGGTAGCTATAAAGATGTTACATTCTCATGGCTCCCAAGGCTCCCAAGAGTTCCAAATGGAG gtTAATGTATTGGGTCAGTTGAGGCACCCCAATCTTGTGAAACTCATTGGATCTTGCCCCGAAGCTTTTGCACTCATCTATGAATATCTTCCTAATGGAAGTCTTGAAGATCGACTCAAATGCAAGGACAACAGTCCTCCATTGTCATGGCAAACTCGACTACGGATCGCCATAGAGCTATGCTCTGTCCTCGTGTATCTTCATTCCAGTACTCGACCTCGCACCATAGTGCATGGAGATTTGAAACCAGCCAATATTCTCCTTGATTCCAACTATGTATGTAAACTTAGTGACTTTGGAATTTGCCGTGTGTTAAGCCGCGATCGAAGTTCAAGTGACAGTGTAACACTGAGTCATAACACTGTCCCAAAGGGAACTTTGCCTTACTTAGATCCTGAATTTCTTCAAAGAGGAGTTCTTACTGTGAAGTCAGATGTTTACTCCTTTGGAATCATTTTACTGCAATTGTTGACAGGGAAATCACCACCCTACTCTATAGTAGATGAAGTCAACTCTGCCTTACTTGCAGGCAATTTTGAATCCCTTTTGGATCCTTCGGCTGGACGTTGGCCATTGGAGGTTGCTCAATCTTTGGCTGAATTGGCACTGATGTGTTCTGACAATTACAGAAAAAGGAGACCAGATCTTGGGACTCGTGTCTTGGAGCTACTCGAATCATTAAGGGATCCAACATGA
- the LOC121247239 gene encoding U-box domain-containing protein 33-like isoform X4 has translation MADQDMITYVAVGKDVKDCKSILSWAIENNVRGSRICIIHVHKPAKLFPLVRSLMTERKVRERLESGTQSMHAIMEEYFVFCQQKGVQAQTQTIEMNSIREGIVKLISKYGIRKLVIGSTSANHYKRKVEVGSKKAKYVCKTAPLSCQVQVICKGHLIFTREASATDTETGQSNLNRSRSGPSGYNNRVGSPLIECSDFPKLRSVTVGRNRSTPLAALIASFPERSKELSSPASPGDSSYSARSPTRPVEITLNGWNDRSSSTLDLAPSVVQQSPRLISSSSNISTSSNGAHNVVERSLEEQLQQAMAALKKEALVRQRAEGYMIDAIRRAQDAENQRDNYIEELWISKEQETSLKSQLAELQKERDELQMERDHALKEAEGLKKKEEDSNGHMLELPEFSLSKIAEVTQGFHESQKIGQGGYGNIYIGRLQTEVAIKMLHSHGSQGSQEFQMEVNVLGQLRHPNLVKLIGSCPEAFALIYEYLPNGSLEDRLKCKDNSPPLSWQTRLRIAIELCSVLVYLHSSTRPRTIVHGDLKPANILLDSNYVCKLSDFGICRVLSRDRSSSDSVTLSHNTVPKGTLPYLDPEFLQRGVLTVKSDVYSFGIILLQLLTGKSPPYSIVDEVNSALLAGNFESLLDPSAGRWPLEVAQSLAELALMCSDNYRKRRPDLGTRVLELLESLRDPT, from the exons ATGGCTGATCAGGATATGATCACCTACGTTGCGGTGGGAAAAGATGTGAAAGACTGCAAATCAATCCTGTCTTGGGCCATAGAGAACAACGTCCGAGGAAGCAGGATTTGCATCATTCATGTTCACAAGCCTGCAAAGCTGTTCCCTTTAG TGCGAAGCTTAATGACGGAAAGGAAGGTCAGAGAACGCCTGGAAAGTGGTACACAAAGTATGCATGCAATCATGGAGGAATACTTTGTTTTCTGCCAACAAAAGGGG GTACAGGCACAAACGCAAACCATTGAAATGAACTCTATTAGGGAGGGAATCGTAaaactcatctctaaatatGGGATCAGGAAGCTTGTCATAGGATCAACATCGGCCAATCACTATAAAAg AAAAGTGGAAGTGGGGTCTAAGAAAGCGAAGTATGTGTGTAAAACTGCACCTCTCTCGTGTCAAGTACAAGTCATTTGCAAGGGCCACCTCATATTTACCAG GGAAGCAAGTGCAACAGACACTGAAACTGGACAATCAAACCTAAATAGATCACGGTCTGGTCCTTCGGGGTACAACAACAGGGTCGGCAGTCCCTTAATTGAATGCTCAGACTTCCCCAAATTACGGTCTGTTACGGTTGGGCGCAATAGGAGCACTCCTCTGGCTGCTCTAATTGCTTCTTTCCCGGAACGTTCTAAAGAGCTTTCATCTCCAGCGAGTCCTGGGGATTCTAGTTACTCAGCACGCTCTCCCACAAGACCGGTTGAAATAACTCTAAATGGATGGAATGATAGAA GCTCTTCTACTCTGGATCTCGCTCCTTCAGTTGTGCAACAAAGTCCGAGGTTGATTTCCAGTTCAAGTAACATATCAACTTCTTCTAATGGAGCTCACAATGTTGTG GAGCGGAGCTTAGAAGAGCAGCTTCAACAAGCGATGGCAGCTTTAAAAAAAGAGGCACTCGTGCGTCAAAGAGCAGAGGGATATATGATTGACGCTATACGAAGA GCCCAAGATGCAGAGAATCAGAGAGACAACTACATAGAAGAACTATGGATTTCCAAAGAACAGGAAACATCATTAAAGAGCCAACTTGCAGAGTTACAGAAAGAAAGGGATGAATTGCAGATGGAGCGTGATCATGCACTGAAAGAAGCTGAAGGgctaaagaaaaaagaagaggactCAAATGGACACATGCTCGAGCTACCTGAATTCTCCCTTTCTAAAATTGCAGAAGTTACTCAAGGATTTCATGAATCCCAGAAAATTGGACAAGGAGGATATGGTAACATTTATATAGGTCGCCTCCAAACTGAGGTAGCTATAAAGATGTTACATTCTCATGGCTCCCAAGGCTCCCAAGAGTTCCAAATGGAG gtTAATGTATTGGGTCAGTTGAGGCACCCCAATCTTGTGAAACTCATTGGATCTTGCCCCGAAGCTTTTGCACTCATCTATGAATATCTTCCTAATGGAAGTCTTGAAGATCGACTCAAATGCAAGGACAACAGTCCTCCATTGTCATGGCAAACTCGACTACGGATCGCCATAGAGCTATGCTCTGTCCTCGTGTATCTTCATTCCAGTACTCGACCTCGCACCATAGTGCATGGAGATTTGAAACCAGCCAATATTCTCCTTGATTCCAACTATGTATGTAAACTTAGTGACTTTGGAATTTGCCGTGTGTTAAGCCGCGATCGAAGTTCAAGTGACAGTGTAACACTGAGTCATAACACTGTCCCAAAGGGAACTTTGCCTTACTTAGATCCTGAATTTCTTCAAAGAGGAGTTCTTACTGTGAAGTCAGATGTTTACTCCTTTGGAATCATTTTACTGCAATTGTTGACAGGGAAATCACCACCCTACTCTATAGTAGATGAAGTCAACTCTGCCTTACTTGCAGGCAATTTTGAATCCCTTTTGGATCCTTCGGCTGGACGTTGGCCATTGGAGGTTGCTCAATCTTTGGCTGAATTGGCACTGATGTGTTCTGACAATTACAGAAAAAGGAGACCAGATCTTGGGACTCGTGTCTTGGAGCTACTCGAATCATTAAGGGATCCAACATGA